In Lycium ferocissimum isolate CSIRO_LF1 chromosome 3, AGI_CSIRO_Lferr_CH_V1, whole genome shotgun sequence, the genomic window TACCCCCTTCATTGGCTACAATAGACAGCTGATAATTGATACCATCAGTAACAGAAACAATTGTTCCTCCTTCCACTAATTTAAGCACATAATTGTGTCCAGACTTTTTGTTGAACTCATTCAAAGCAAAATTTGCAATTTCAACCACTTTAGGATCATTTGGATCCCTTATTCGATCACCATTGCCAACAAAATTATTTGGTTTCAGTCCATTATTTGCtaaggaaatatggaagaaagtaaaagCAACCACTAGGATTAAGAACATTGTAATGGGGAAAGAGTTGAATTTCAaagccatttttttcttttatgaagaAATTGTTAGAAGAGTGATTTAAACTGATTAGTGTAGGTCTTATTTATAGGAGAGAGTTCACTTGTCTAGTTGAAATGAGATAAGATCACAATTATAATAATTTAAACCCTAAACAGATTATGTTCTCTGTATTTACTGATAGCAATGAATTGTTACCAGCGACCTGAGTaacaaataagaaaaagggAATTCCTTTTCTAATTAAGAGGAAATGCGATAAGATTATCATAAATACTTTTTACTATTTCATGTACATTTGATTAATTGCTTAAATCTGAAGTGAACTGAATTACCTATTATTTAAATCTTAAGGAAAGCCTTAATTTCGAAGATATTGGGTAACACTCAGTATATGATTATGCATAATAAAAGGATGTAAAACAAGTCAATGAGTAACAGATTATGTTATTGATATGTAATAAACTGCTAACATCAATTTAATTATTATACCTTTCATGCATCCGGTAATTCAGAactcatattttttaaaaatattttaaattagaaAGCAAGCTAGCATTTACTCCCACTATTATACTCCTCTGGATTTACCTTTACTTGTAACATTTCGCTTATCGAGAGTCAAATTAAATGAAttttgactaacattttaagatgtattttttcatcatattattaTGAGAAGAATTACAACATATAGTATTTTCGTAcagtttttgaatatctaaattttaattttaaaatattgaattaatctaatATAATTTAGCTCTAAGTTTAGTTAAATTTACTCTTGAAAACGAAATATGACAATTAAAAGTGAACTGAGGGAGTACTAACAAAAGGTAATCAACTACTAATTCAGAACTTAAATAtgtgaatatttttttatacatatatatccaaCTTGAAatgattttaaccaaaaaaaaaaaaaattgaaatgatgATGTGTCCCGTAAAGAGATCTCAAAACCAGAAAATGGAAGTCCTCCTTTTTCTTATTGAACCGATTGATACAAGTTTGTAATTAATGCTACCTTTTCAGAAtgatttttcctttcatttgaTATTAGATACTCATTCGGGGTCGATTAATTTAGATTTATGTTagaaagttttatttttaaaagtaaagtACTCTATCAAAGATGATTTCTTTACAAGACTTAAACCAAAAACCTTAAAATTACTTACCACTTCATAACAACCTTTGATGGTTCCAGAAATAACTCAATTCATTATGAGAGTCATCTGAAGGTTTGTATTTAATGTGAATGTTCCCAAACTAACATTTTGTcgcaattatttttttaaaaaagcaacTGCtattattatactatatattcCCTCCATTTCCAAAAAGATTAATATGATTTGACCCTTGAACCAACAACTTGAAACGGATCTAGAATTAAAGAGTGTAGACTAGTATTATACCTACTGCTCTTTTTTTTGATAATAgtaaaattttgataaaatgACAGAAACAATCCCTTATATTTGGGGTAGGTTCAAAATGAACCTAAATATActcctaattgattttaatcttTTAAGTTTGTCATAAGTCAATGCTTTTGGTCACAGTTAAACatttatatataacaaaatttgTTTGTTGATTTAACGAGAGCTGTGAGAATTTATTTCTTTAGTAGCATGAACATACATTTGAGGTGCAGTTCTATTATTTTTGCTCCATTTCTAGAGTCGTTTATAGCTTTTCGGAAGTGCAATTTCTGCTACTTTTTGTATCAGGTGCATTTTTCTATATTGCGGCTTCTGAGATTTGACGGTAGTTtctctgtgtgtgtgttattTTCCAGTTCAGTTACTACTTATAACTGCATGTCCAGGAATCACAAGAACAGAAGATAGAACTagtgaaagaaggaaaaacagGGTGAACATACATTTGGCTGGAGGATGAGtagttaaaatataataataaaccTTTTCCtataaaatcaactcaaagtTTCAACACTAGAACAGATCATTACTGAAATAAATTTGAGACATAAAAACACAGCAGCTAAATTGTATTCTTAAATGACACAAATCACAATTCAAGGAAAGAGTTTCATGACTATATATTCTGAAAAAAGAGAGTGTTTTTCATAAGAACTATCAAGAACGTGCCTCAACACTGCTCAAACTTTGTTGCACAATATCTTGAATCAAAGCCTCTATGTTTATGTAAGATGAGCCACCTTCCTCTAATGCCTTCTTCGCCATTTTCGCGATCTCTTTTGCCTTTCTACGTCGATCTTCTCCTTCTACACCTTTATCGAAGATCTTCTCAATCGCGTTCTCCACATATTCGCGCTTCATTACTAATCCCGATTTTTCCTCCATTCCCCATGTAACAGCAGCCTTGACTCCCACACTAACACCAGTGCCTAAAACTTGCGTGATCAATTTCTCATTAATAAACTGTTCAGCAAACAAAGGACAAGTAATTATAGGCAAGCCAGAGCAGCACCCTTCTAGAGTCGAATTCCATCCACAATGCGTTAAGAAAGCGCCAATAGAAGGATGAGATAACACAAGTATTTGAGGTGACCAGCCTTTTATTAAAAAGCCTCTACCTTTAATCCTCTCTTcaaatctttcttcttcaatccaTTTTTCTAACTCTTTTGATTTCTCCCCTCCTCTCATTACCCATATGAATGGCCTATTTGATGCTTCTAAACCTAATCCAAGTTCCACAAGTTGTGAACATGTTAGGCCACATATGCTACCAAGACTTGCATAAACCACAGAGTTTGGTTCCTGCAAATCTAGCCACTTGAGGCATTTGTTCTCTTCCAATGACACATTTTTTCCTCTTGTAGCCTTTTCGGATTCCGATTTGTTGCAAGCTGAGACAGGGCCAATGCACCATACTTTTCCACCTTTGATCTTCTTAAACTCTTTAACATATTCAAGTTCCAATTCCTCAAATGTGTTGACAATAATCCCATCTGAAATGGATTCAGCAGCAACCATTTTGTTGCGAACATCGACCAAGTCTGGTGAGCCTGGATTCAGATTTTCAGGCAACTGTGCTTTAGTCAACTCTATTCTATGAGGCAAACCTGGTACTACAAAAGACTCAAACTTTGACAAATTCTCATGAACTTTGGAACTTTGCAATTTCTGAGTACATGTAGAAGAAAAACAGCCCATACCATCAAAGAAAATCCTAGGAACTCTAAACTTACGCGCACTATCGACAGTCCACGCCATGTTTTTCCCAGATATTATGCAGCAAGGACTAGGCTTAAGATCACTGAACAATTCTTCAAATGGTTTTTGCAACATGCTAGCAGCTAGAAAGAAATCCTTGATCGAATCGCGTGAAGGTAAGGAATCCATATTCTCACATACCTGGGGCAGGCCGGCTTGTAATGCTGGAAATTCGAGTTCATGTACTCTGATCTGAAGGCCTGATTTGACAGAATGACCAATACTCGATTTAAATCTGATGGTGTTAAGGGGTGTCGAAATTATAGAAACAATTACACCATGTTGTGCTAACAATTTAGCAAAGTCCACCATAGGGATGAGATGGCCAGGGGACATTAAGGGTACAAGAACAAAGTGAAGTTGAGAATTTTGAGCAGCCATTGAGTGATACAGATTTGCTCTTCAGCTTATCAGTAGCTTTCTTGAGTGTTTCTTTTTATATTGCACGAATCGGAACGGTAAAGGACCAAATCTCAGTGAATCGTGTCAGCAAGGTCACTCTGTCTTGAGTGTttgttgaaagttgaaaatcactTCAGAAAAAGGCTAAAACCAGCaccatataatataaaaatactaCTAATTCTTTTTAGAGAAAACGGCCAAAGCTAAAGGTAGGATAGGTATGAAGTGACAAGAGGATACCAAAGCCTAACTATCACCATATGCTTATCTTGGTGGATGATGTGAAAGCTTAACAATGGAAGTCAACATACACAGGTCATGTCATGTGGAAAATTGCTATTTAAAATTGCAACATGCATGCATATGcacttatttaatttttttctccttctttttcctttgtttcttttattGAAAGTGAAGGGGTAGATTATTCGAACTATGATTGGATAGGGAGGAGAAGAAATACAGTGTACTTACTGACAAAAGAGGCTTAGAAACATattttatactccctccatttcaatttatgtgaatccatttgACCTGAtacttaaatttaaaaaaaagttagtaAGACTTTTAAACTCGTGGCCCTaaatgaatacatatatatgtacaggaATCATTCCATAAAGATAAAgtgttttcaaatatagaaagaggtcattcttttTGACACAcactaataagaaaataggttcacataaattaaaataggagtattattttctttatcCAATCACCATAGGGTGTGTTTCCCGCTCTCTCTTTGGTATCTTTCTTCCAAGTCTACTGGAAAATCTCATCATTTGATTAACTAAGCAGCAGGAAGAAAATAATAGGAAAACTAATTTCtaattggagaaaaaagaaaagaactacACTTACTAATATGTTCTTTCCTTGTTCTGGATAGAAAATAACCAGATGATATACTGCTGCAATACTAAAATATGAGTTTTCTCTGACGACAGATTTTAATGAAGAAGGTAAATATTAAACTCTTTGCAGGGATGGGAGCTAGTTTTTATCATCTCctcaataaaattttaattttttcattttgttgtcCTGGAACCTACTGGGCATTTGACAAGTTCATTGAATGAAGCTTCAGAAAGATAAGATTCCCAAAGTAACCAAGGCATTTAATTCTGCATTAAATACTGCCATGTTCCATGTTGGTACTATAAAccggaacctaaatgacccatcaaaaaataaaagtgacCAAAATAACCAATgaaaaaaaagttaccaaacTACCGTTAATGCAACTTTTTTGTGCGTTATATAAAAACTAGTTTACTTATCCGCACTTCGCGCAATCGTGATAAATTTATAATATTAAtgttataatattttaaaaagaaataatatttattaGTCAAACATTTTTTCACGAGTCTactattttttcatgaattaaaatgcAAAATGAATTACTATTACTACCTATATAGAAGGGAGAGTTGAGCTCCCTGCTTTACCGAGAGTTAGGGGTATTTTCGGGTATTTAACTAAATGCTAAATTGTACAGCCATGTTCTTAGGCTGTACTTTACTTGAAATTCCAAAAAAACCAGCCCTGTTTAAGAATCACCACACCTGTCTTTAGGGCTAACCAGCTGCTTTAGGGGTAATTTAGGTATTTTTGTCTTCTTATGTGCTGCAGCCATTTGTACCTCATGCATAAAAGATGAAACATCTGATTTAACTGCTTAAAATAGGCACAAAGTTCTTAACTATTTCTCCATTGTGCAGTTAGAGCTCTCTGTATCATTCAATTAAACCCAATTCTCTTTACTCACCGGCGAATTTTAAGAGGATTATGGAGAAGTTCTGGGTGGTCAGGTTAACTCCAGCGTGTGTCGGTTGGGTTTTTCTTGCTCTTGCTTTAATTTGTTCAATTCTGGTGAGTTTTTCTCTGTTCTTGCCTTTATTTAATGCACGAAGTTGTTGCTAATTGAATTTTCTCTGTTATTTTGTATAGTTTCATATGATTGTATCCTATTTGCA contains:
- the LOC132049487 gene encoding UDP-glycosyltransferase 73C6-like translates to MAAQNSQLHFVLVPLMSPGHLIPMVDFAKLLAQHGVIVSIISTPLNTIRFKSSIGHSVKSGLQIRVHELEFPALQAGLPQVCENMDSLPSRDSIKDFFLAASMLQKPFEELFSDLKPSPCCIISGKNMAWTVDSARKFRVPRIFFDGMGCFSSTCTQKLQSSKVHENLSKFESFVVPGLPHRIELTKAQLPENLNPGSPDLVDVRNKMVAAESISDGIIVNTFEELELEYVKEFKKIKGGKVWCIGPVSACNKSESEKATRGKNVSLEENKCLKWLDLQEPNSVVYASLGSICGLTCSQLVELGLGLEASNRPFIWVMRGGEKSKELEKWIEEERFEERIKGRGFLIKGWSPQILVLSHPSIGAFLTHCGWNSTLEGCCSGLPIITCPLFAEQFINEKLITQVLGTGVSVGVKAAVTWGMEEKSGLVMKREYVENAIEKIFDKGVEGEDRRRKAKEIAKMAKKALEEGGSSYINIEALIQDIVQQSLSSVEARS